The Solibacillus sp. FSL W7-1436 DNA segment CCACCAAAGTTTCAGCTTGGTTCATTAATTCAGTACGTTTGTTTAATAATTCTTTAATTTTATCCATTGTGAATACCTCCAAGTTTAAGTAATTTAAGTCGTGCTTGTAACTGATCCTTGCCTTCCGCAGTTGTTGCAGAAGAAGGCTTATCCTGGTCCATCATTTCGAGGATTTTATTAATAACGTCCTCGTTTAACATGACCGAACCACCATTTGCAACCAATGTATTTTCCGGTTTTGCATCTTCAAACATTACTTCATCAGCAAAACCATTCTCTACGGCTGATTGTGCATTGAACCATGTTTCAGCATCCATTAAAGACTTCAATTCATCATCAGTTTTATTTGTTCGCTGTTTATAAGCGTTCGCAATTGACTGATTAGCGGATTTTAAAACCTCTGCTGTATGCTCAAACGTTCGATAGTCGCCACCCACTGCCGTTGATACGTTGTGAATCATCATTTGTGCGGTAGGTGAGATTAATACTTTATCGCCGGCCATTGCGATTACAGATGCAGCACTTGCCGCAATCCCCACAATTTTTACAGTGACGTTGCCGCTGTATTCCTTTAATGCTGTGAAGATTTCACTGCCCGCGAATACGTCACCACCGCCGGAATTGATCGAAATTTCAACGTCTTTCCCATCAATGGGTAATGCACCGATAACTTTTGACGGGCTTGTTGCTTCTAATCCGATCCAATCATAGATGCGTTGCAAGTTGTCACTAATAATCGTGCCGTTTACTTTGATTTTTTTAGTCATTATTTTGTCTCACCTCCTTCGATGGCAGCCGTGTCCAATCGTCTAACGAATGTATCGCCATCCGGTGCCGGTGCGTAGCTTAGAATCTCACGTACTTCGTTTGGTGACATAATGCCACGGTCAACGAATTGAACAAGTTGCAATTTAGTCGCCATACTCGCAAATGAAAGGTTGTTAGATTCAAATACAATTTTGTTTCCGAATGCTCTTTCTTTACGCGAGAACAATTTTCGACTAAATAGAGTGGATAATTGCACAATATCCGGCTCAATTGCGGATTCGTAATAGGCAATCCAGTCATCTTCCGAGTAAGTAGAAGTAATGATTTTTTCATTCGTATTGAAATAGGCATATACACGTTTTGTAGTAACATCCATTTGCTTTTCATTCGGCACATAGTCTTTTGGATCAACCTGTGTGGCTTCCATTTTCGAATCGGTTGCAGCAGCGCCCACAGATTCAGATTCACTCGATAAGAAGTCATTCACGAATTGCGTTGTTTGTTTCTTAATATCTTCTGGTCTTAATGTCTGATTGAATTTCAGTAACCACCGGATAATATTTGAGTTTTTAATGGCTTTTACAATACCTTGATCGGTTGTGTTCACAATTTCCATTAAAGGTGTGAGTGCTTCATGGTTACTGTCGCCAAATAGCTCATTGTCATTGTAATCTTTGCCGAGATGGATAACATCGGTATGTTTGAATGTTACGGTGTTCCCATTACGCAGCATAAAACGGTAATATAAAAAGCCCTCACGATTCGTCAGGACTTCAACATTGGTTGTATTAATCGGATAGAGCGCAACCGGATAGTCATATTCATTCCGTTCAATAAAGATGAATGCGTTGTTGTTTAATTCAAGCTGTGTAATGGTACGTTCTAATAATTGTTGCATCGTCATATGTGGATTTGGTTCTTCCAGTAAAAAGCGCATATACGCTTCTGGATTCACTTTCAATCCATTCACATCACGCCGAATATGCTTCGCAACCGTTTTACCAATTGCACGTACTTTCGGACGAATGGCACTTCTTACAATGTCGCTTCTGTAAATGTTTCCATTCCACGCATAAAAGCCGCTCCCTCTGTCCTCAATCATTTTGTATGACTGTGTAGTGGTAACGGCTTGGTTTTTAGTTCTGCTGAAAATTCCCATGTTTTTATTCTCACCACCTTTTTATATGATGTTTAGGTATTCAACCTGTTTGTCATTCAATACGACATACGCATCAAGCATGGCTGCCAACCCGTCAATACGTTTTCGCTGATTTGAACCTTTAACCGGCTGAATTGTATTGTTTCGCTCATCCATGTGGATAGATGTATTCATTAAGCACCATTTCGTGATTGGGTTATTGTCATATACAACCATATCGCGTTCTAATTCGGCTTTTAACAGCTTCATAGGGCTTGATAATGTTTGTTTACCTTGTGCAATTGGTATCATTACATCTTTACCGAATGTATCTGACATTTCCTCAACCCAATAAGTAGCTGACCATCTATCATAACCAACCCACGGAATATAAATATCGTGGTCTTGCATCAATTCTACAAACCACTCTGTCACATATTTATGATGTACTTTGTTTCCTGGCGTTGTTCGTAGCAATCCTTTGTCTCGCCATAAATCGTATGGAATCTTATCTTCAACGGATCGTTTTTCCAGTAAATCTTCCGGCAGCCAATACATATGTTTGACATAAATTTTCGCATCGCCTGGCAACATGAACATAATACAAGCTGCTGTTAAATCGACTGTTTCCGATAAATCCGCGCCGCCGATTGCGTAACGTGGTTTAAGCTGTGATAAGTCGAATGTTTCGGTATTGTTAGCTTCTTCAAATGTCAGCCATGCTTCTGTGGAAGTCTCGCGCACGTTGAAGTCTTTTGTAAGCAAGTTCTTAACCAACATCGAATTAGCTTTTGCCTTGTTCACCTTTGTTTCTAATTGATCCAACTTTTTAATTGTTCCAAGCCCCGGATTTGCTTTTATCCAGTTTGTCGGAACCATCCATTCATTACGATTGTCTAATTCATAAATAATAGGAAGAAATCTATCATCTTTGTAACCGTCTGGATCATCTAAACCATTCAGCAACATTTCAGCTTCTTCATACTTCATATCATAAACAGCTTCGCGAATTGTACCGGCTGTTGTAATCATAAAAATCATGGCTTGTTCGCGTGAGCTTGTACCATCCACAATAACATCGTATAAATTCTTATCTTTCCAAGCGTGAATTTCGTCCATCATTGCACCATGCACGTTCAACCCGTCAAGCGTTTCAGAATCGCTCCCAAGCGGTTTAAATGTGCTGTCGTTGAAGTCGGCACGCAACTCGCTTACAAGTGGTTTAATACGCTTTCTAAGTGCCGGAGATTTCGTT contains these protein-coding regions:
- a CDS encoding head maturation protease, ClpP-related, whose product is MTKKIKVNGTIISDNLQRIYDWIGLEATSPSKVIGALPIDGKDVEISINSGGGDVFAGSEIFTALKEYSGNVTVKIVGIAASAASVIAMAGDKVLISPTAQMMIHNVSTAVGGDYRTFEHTAEVLKSANQSIANAYKQRTNKTDDELKSLMDAETWFNAQSAVENGFADEVMFEDAKPENTLVANGGSVMLNEDVINKILEMMDQDKPSSATTAEGKDQLQARLKLLKLGGIHNG
- a CDS encoding phage portal protein, which gives rise to MGIFSRTKNQAVTTTQSYKMIEDRGSGFYAWNGNIYRSDIVRSAIRPKVRAIGKTVAKHIRRDVNGLKVNPEAYMRFLLEEPNPHMTMQQLLERTITQLELNNNAFIFIERNEYDYPVALYPINTTNVEVLTNREGFLYYRFMLRNGNTVTFKHTDVIHLGKDYNDNELFGDSNHEALTPLMEIVNTTDQGIVKAIKNSNIIRWLLKFNQTLRPEDIKKQTTQFVNDFLSSESESVGAAATDSKMEATQVDPKDYVPNEKQMDVTTKRVYAYFNTNEKIITSTYSEDDWIAYYESAIEPDIVQLSTLFSRKLFSRKERAFGNKIVFESNNLSFASMATKLQLVQFVDRGIMSPNEVREILSYAPAPDGDTFVRRLDTAAIEGGETK
- a CDS encoding terminase large subunit translates to MIKYPLNYNPIIEYYSKIDSGVIVTSQKVTRIYKYLVDEMSNVDSEYEYNAKRANHAIEFIENFCKHSKGTFGGKNIELELWQKAFIAASFGFVHKIDGTRKYREILLVVARKNGKSTIASGIGLYLQVADGEPGAEIYAVATKKDQAKLVWTDAKRMVTKSPALRKRIKPLVSELRADFNDSTFKPLGSDSETLDGLNVHGAMMDEIHAWKDKNLYDVIVDGTSSREQAMIFMITTAGTIREAVYDMKYEEAEMLLNGLDDPDGYKDDRFLPIIYELDNRNEWMVPTNWIKANPGLGTIKKLDQLETKVNKAKANSMLVKNLLTKDFNVRETSTEAWLTFEEANNTETFDLSQLKPRYAIGGADLSETVDLTAACIMFMLPGDAKIYVKHMYWLPEDLLEKRSVEDKIPYDLWRDKGLLRTTPGNKVHHKYVTEWFVELMQDHDIYIPWVGYDRWSATYWVEEMSDTFGKDVMIPIAQGKQTLSSPMKLLKAELERDMVVYDNNPITKWCLMNTSIHMDERNNTIQPVKGSNQRKRIDGLAAMLDAYVVLNDKQVEYLNII